The following nucleotide sequence is from Methanolinea sp..
GCTTGAGAGAAAATCACGCAGCAGCCGAATCCGATCACCATCGATTTCCATGGAAGTGTTCATTTAAGGTACAGCCCGGTCCTGCATTAACCATTCTTTGTCCTGGTACTTTCATAACCCACGTGTCCCGTTCGATCCAGGCTCGGGCAGAAAAACGTCATACCCGCCACTGCCTGTTTCCGGCCGCGAAATACTGACCGTCCCTCCGGCTGGCTACCCAGGGAGACCATGTCGTCCAGGGCAAGGATCACTTCACCCATATCCGGGTACATCTTGAAACGCTCCCCGAGGAACCGGGCCAGGCCTTCCGGAGAAACAGGCTGATCGCCCAGTACTTTTTCCAGAAATCCAATCATATCCTCGTGGAGTGCCCAGGGGTAGATGATCCATTTCCATTCGGCAATTCGTTCAGCATAGTAATCAGGCTGGAAGGCCGAACAGGTCTTGTGCTGGAGGACACCGGTGCGAAGTTCTCCCGGCCTGTGCCGTGCAAGGTACTCCGTGGCCGTAATCAGGGTCTCTCCTGTATCGGTGACATCATCGATGACAAGGATCGTTTTCCCCTCCACATCTACAGAAAGGTGGAACCGCACCACCGCCCGGTCGAATTCCCGGGCTGCAACCCCCCAGTGCTCGATCTTTATGCTGGTCAGGTCTGATATGAGAAGGCGATCACAGACAACCCGCGCAGGGACGTAACCCCCCCGTCCGATGGCGATAACGAGATCGGGAGCGAGTCCGGAGGCCCTGATAATATCTGCCAGGCTCCTTGATAGCGATATTGCACTGTCCCAGGAGACCATATCGATGGGAAAGGAGTCAGCATCCATATATGCCTAGGGACGCTCTACCAGGGATTATAAGATTTTCCCATGGCAGGAAAGGCTTTTCCAGGCACCGGCAGAGAGGAGAATTGCGGGGCAGGCTCACCTGTTATCATAGAGCCGGGACCGGATATCCCTGCCGGAACCCGGACCAGGCAATTCGGTCTACCAGGCAGTTCCATGGTGGCGTTTCCCGGCTCAGGGTCTCTAGATGGTAAGTCGGGTCGGATCGGTATCCCATGGAACAGAACCACGCTCGCACTCGACATCGATGACCCGGGCCATCCATTTCAGGAACGCTGCCCCGACGGCACCTGTACTGACAACGCTTTGGAGGGCGAGATCAAGGGTTCGCATGTTGAACTCGGCGTGGTGGGGGTAAATGTATTTCGAAACGGTAAACCCGATTACTCTTCCGTGTTCAACGATACGTGAAAACCCGGTAAGCAGCGAAGAGAATGCACGGGTCAGTTCCATAGATGAAATGGGCATCGTTCTTTTCATAAAGCTCGTTCAGGTGATTGATTGCGCGTCATCCTTGAGGGTAATCTGAAAGCAACAATGCAGAAATGGGTTCCTTCCGATGATCGATAGGATCGGGTATTTGCCGAACCGGATCCAGAATCCCAGTTCCCTTCCTTTTCCATCTCCTTAACAATTTCGACATCCATGCTCTGGAATGCTGTTTCAGGAGGATCTCGCTTCATCATCAGACCTGAGAAAAGCCGCATCATCCATGAGGGGTGCTTTCACATGAATGGTTATGAAGGGTTCGGGTAACAGAGCAAACCCCTGGGAAAGGATGTCAATCCCATGCCCTTACTGGACATTGGAGAGCCGTCCCCGGACCTCATCGAGGTTGCAGTGACGTGTCCAGATGAGCGCGGAGATGACCGAATCAGCAAAAATGAGAGCTGCGGTTTCAAAAAGTGTTCCGAGTGGTGCAAAGGAGGGGGATACCGATCTGTACTGTCCCATAATCTGGCGAACCTCGTACTTGCTTGTCTCCTCGCCGCGTGGCTCCTGCCTTCCGAGCATGACCATACAGTCAGCGATCCTGGCGATTCGTGAATCAGGGACGCTGTGATTAAGCAGCTTCCCCCCAGTTCCTTTGCCGTCTCGCAGATATCAAAGATCGAGTTGGTCTCACCGGAGCCAGAGAAAGCGACCAGTGTATCGCCTGCAGAAAATGCCGGAGTTATCGTTTCGCCGATGACATACGATTCAAACCCGATATGCATCAGGCGCATGGCAAACGCCCGTGAGACGAGACCGGAACGCCCCGCCCCTGCGACATACACTCTCCGGGCGGCAAGCATCTCATCGAGGAACCTCGCTGCCTGGTCCACATCGAGGGTACGCGCGGTCTCTTCCATCTTTCCGGCCATAAGGACCATCAGCTCAGAAAGCGAATAGCAGGGAGGCGCCTCCTGGTCCGGCACTATCTCTTCCTTGGACATCCCGTATATTATGTACGTTCTTTATGAAGAAATGCATGCCGGATGGAGATGATGGCCCATGGGGATTCAATCCCCAGCGCCCGGAGAAACTTACCGG
It contains:
- a CDS encoding phosphoribosyltransferase, encoding MDADSFPIDMVSWDSAISLSRSLADIIRASGLAPDLVIAIGRGGYVPARVVCDRLLISDLTSIKIEHWGVAAREFDRAVVRFHLSVDVEGKTILVIDDVTDTGETLITATEYLARHRPGELRTGVLQHKTCSAFQPDYYAERIAEWKWIIYPWALHEDMIGFLEKVLGDQPVSPEGLARFLGERFKMYPDMGEVILALDDMVSLGSQPEGRSVFRGRKQAVAGMTFFCPSLDRTGHVGYESTRTKNG